Proteins encoded by one window of Enterococcus saccharolyticus subsp. saccharolyticus:
- the dapD gene encoding 2,3,4,5-tetrahydropyridine-2,6-dicarboxylate N-acetyltransferase, whose amino-acid sequence MSELQFSDPYQLAKYIKDATKQTPVKAYINGDLTNVTSDRVKIFGNVAIGDAVDIDAFLEANKAVINDYYLENDRRNSAVPMLDVTKVDARIEPGAFIRDQAIINKNAVVMMGAVINIGAVVGEETMIDMGAILGARATVGKRAHIGAGAVLAGVLEPPSASPVVVEDNVLIGANAVVLEGVRIGEGAVVAAGAVVTQDVPANAVVAGSPAKIIKMKDDKTLSKTEFLDDLRG is encoded by the coding sequence ATGTCAGAATTACAATTTTCAGATCCGTATCAATTAGCAAAATATATCAAAGATGCGACCAAACAAACACCTGTTAAAGCTTACATCAATGGTGATTTAACAAATGTAACGAGCGATCGTGTTAAAATTTTTGGAAATGTTGCAATCGGTGATGCAGTAGACATCGACGCATTTTTAGAAGCAAATAAAGCCGTTATTAACGACTATTATTTAGAAAATGATCGTCGCAATTCTGCCGTCCCAATGTTAGATGTAACGAAAGTAGATGCACGTATTGAACCAGGTGCATTTATCCGTGACCAAGCAATCATTAATAAAAATGCAGTCGTGATGATGGGTGCCGTGATCAATATCGGCGCTGTCGTTGGCGAAGAAACAATGATTGATATGGGTGCTATTTTAGGCGCTCGTGCAACAGTTGGCAAACGCGCACACATTGGAGCCGGTGCTGTCTTGGCAGGCGTTTTAGAACCACCTTCAGCAAGTCCTGTTGTTGTAGAAGATAACGTCTTAATCGGTGCCAATGCTGTTGTTTTAGAAGGTGTACGCATTGGTGAAGGTGCTGTTGTAGCAGCTGGTGCTGTCGTTACCCAAGATGTTCCAGCAAACGCAGTTGTCGCTGGTTCTCCAGCCAAAATCATTAAAATGAAAGACGATAAAACATTATCAAAAACTGAATTTTTAGATGATTTACGCGGTTAA